One window of the Granulicella arctica genome contains the following:
- a CDS encoding DUF6599 family protein, protein MEPAAPLLPQKFGTWQMQAAATTGNDASQIDSTHFTELKEDGFNRFSTAKYVRNGSTLDVRALQFVDATGAAAALSLYRGDHAGLQPLSNGQKLGTEAAGGSGELLFRGGNTLVIAKAPGVQASELQALAVTLPKISGPKGMSPLLPTLLPPKGLLPQSLRYALGPASYTATGGVLPTELLGFDKSAEAVTASYAARTGQGILTLLLYPTPEIAGDRGRAVEAWVNGHPGGLGTVKMRREGPLVLMTSGSFPAEEAQQMIENIHLRSEVTWDKKLQPEFHTEVKKTASLLVSIVVLSGILMAAAILLGLFLGGGRAAYRVMRGKSAATEPEFLGLGLERGPVKGLSGHDGPARSQ, encoded by the coding sequence ATGGAACCTGCAGCACCGCTACTGCCGCAGAAGTTTGGCACCTGGCAGATGCAGGCGGCCGCAACTACGGGCAACGATGCAAGCCAGATCGACAGTACGCACTTCACTGAGCTGAAAGAGGACGGTTTCAACCGTTTCTCTACTGCCAAATATGTTCGGAATGGCTCGACCCTCGATGTGCGGGCGCTACAGTTTGTGGATGCTACGGGTGCGGCCGCCGCGCTAAGCCTCTATCGTGGCGACCATGCTGGCCTTCAGCCGTTATCGAATGGCCAGAAGCTCGGGACCGAGGCCGCCGGGGGTAGCGGAGAACTTCTGTTTCGTGGCGGTAATACACTGGTGATCGCAAAAGCCCCCGGAGTGCAGGCATCGGAGTTGCAGGCGCTGGCCGTGACGCTACCAAAAATCAGTGGGCCAAAGGGGATGTCCCCCTTGCTGCCGACACTACTCCCGCCAAAGGGCTTGTTGCCGCAAAGTTTGCGGTACGCGCTTGGACCCGCCAGCTATACGGCGACCGGCGGCGTACTGCCAACGGAGCTTCTGGGCTTCGATAAGAGCGCTGAGGCGGTCACAGCGAGCTACGCTGCGCGCACCGGTCAAGGCATTCTGACACTGCTGCTCTACCCGACGCCAGAGATAGCGGGCGATCGAGGCCGCGCTGTCGAGGCGTGGGTCAACGGGCATCCGGGAGGACTCGGCACGGTGAAGATGCGCCGGGAAGGTCCGCTGGTGCTGATGACCTCAGGCAGCTTCCCGGCCGAAGAAGCCCAGCAGATGATCGAGAATATCCATCTGCGGAGCGAGGTCACCTGGGATAAGAAGCTTCAGCCAGAGTTCCACACCGAGGTCAAGAAGACTGCCAGCCTGCTGGTAAGCATTGTCGTGCTATCAGGCATCCTGATGGCTGCTGCGATCCTTCTCGGACTGTTTCTTGGCGGCGGGCGTGCGGCTTACCGGGTCATGCGAGGCAAGTCAGCCGCAACGGAGCCTGAGTTCCTCGGATTGGGCCTAGAGCGAGGGCCGGTGAAAGGTTTGAGCGGACACGATGGACCGGCACGGAGCCAGTAG